Sequence from the Acidobacteriota bacterium genome:
GAGGGCACAGTTCATGCGCGCGTCCCCGCGCATGGCTTCGTGCTTGCGCTCGCGTAGCACTCGGAATAGTTTAGGATGCCCGTTGAGGTAGTCGGCGACGCGAGCTTCCACGCCGCGGCGCCTCTCGAGAAACTCGCCGACGAGGCGGTGAATCCTCGGAATTAAGACTCCCGTGAAGAGGAAATACGGAAGGACGATGATCCGCTTGGCGCCGAGCGCCACGCAGCGCGCCAAGCCCTCAAGCAAGGACGGGTTCGTCACGCCGATGAAGCACGCCTCGACCCACGGATACCGCCGACCCTCCCAGAGGAGACGCGAGAGCTTGAACAGGTCGCTATTCGCATCGGGATCGCTCGAGCCCCGCCCGACGACGAGCACCGCGGTCTCCTCCGCCGGCCATGTCGTCTCGGCCTCAACCTGAGCCAGGCGCTCGTTGACAATCTCGATCACACGGGCGTCA
This genomic interval carries:
- a CDS encoding sirohydrochlorin chelatase, with product MSDDVVLLVGHGSRERPGNDEFLRFCDAARPHIGPEPVETCFIELASPLVPESLDRCVALAARRVVVLPVILLAAGHVKVELPHELDEAKARHPGVEFVYGRHIGLDARVIEIVNERLAQVEAETTWPAEETAVLVVGRGSSDPDANSDLFKLSRLLWEGRRYPWVEACFIGVTNPSLLEGLARCVALGAKRIIVLPYFLFTGVLIPRIHRLVGEFLERRRGVEARVADYLNGHPKLFRVLRERKHEAMRGDARMNCAL